The DNA segment TTACATGGGTTAGTGATGAATTAGAATTGCCGACAAGAATCAAATTCCAATTCttttgaaacaaattaaattccCAATTTATTATTTCCTGCACCGATTGTTTTATTCCCTCTAATTTTGTCCTTAATTCTTATCTGATTTTCTGTTATTCTTACTGAATTATTTCCcagaaaaaaatgattgaaaatCTGTGGCCGTCGATTTTTGCTCTTAAATCATGgttgaaagtttagggttatCGTTCAGGTACTGTCAGTCTGGCGTTGAATGCAACGATATAAAGCTAAAGAGGGGCCTTTATTTTCGTATTCATTGCCAGAAAAACAGGAGAAAGGGCTTCTCTCTTCCATGAGATTGAAGTTTTTACGTAACTATGTTGGATGAGAAAGGTTAGATCATCGATTCTTCCatttgttttgtgttttttttgtaattgcaaCTCGTTTTCCTTAATGGGTTTCTCGTTTCATTGAAGATTAAGTCATCTCTGGATTTTGTCGGATTGTACCTCTTCATTTGAGCTGAATCTCTGCCATAGAAGTTGCTGAAATCTTGTTCTTGTTATTGCCTGAATTGTTAGATAGGATTTAGAAACATAACCATTTGCTGTATGCATCTTCTTTAGATTATTTTATCCTATGGATGGTTGTTTGTTTTATGAATCTGTATTTATGTTTTCTCTTGGTTGTTTATCAGGTCTGCATCTCTTCTACATGTATTGGTTCAGGTTCCCCTAGTGGGCAAAAGAACTCTCTTCACTCTGGCAGCTGCAACTAGCTTGAATCCTTCTCGCACCTACAAATGGGTGTGGGATAATGGAGTGATTTCTCTTGGTGTTTTGAGGAAATCAAGATCATCACACATTTGGCGATTGTGTCGTGTTTTAGAGGGTCGGTCGCTCGATTATGGTTAAGGTTATTATTGGCAAAAACTGTTGAAACTATCTATATAATTGCCTATTGTTCATCCCCTTCGTCTTGTAAGGATTAGACCTTTGTTTTAGGCTTGTCATTAAACGAGCAAGTTGATTGCCGTGGATGTAGTTTTCAGTTGGTTCTCCTTCTCCACAATGGTTATATTTTCTTGTTTCCATGCTCACATCCATAACCACAAACTAAAGGTAAATGGGAAGACTCACTTCTGGACATTGACGTATATCACCTTCTATTAATACAGGTTGTGTATAATTGATTTCGTCTGTCCGTGTCATATACAGAAAACGGGCCAACCATCAACCGAGGCAATGCAGAAATCACTCCAAGATCTTTCTCCAAGTAATGTCTCAAAGGATGCTCCTCAGAGTACAACTCCTAATCAATTATTGATAAAGACAGGGAATGCTAAACAAGATACCAACAGAGCAGATCACATGGCTTCCATAATTGAGAATAGCAGAATGGCTTTTGAGACGTGTGGCCTTAAGAAAAGTCAGTCCCTAGGAAGCATGCCATATGGGGATGGTTCAGCTGCTGCAGACAACACCACCGAAGATGGAAGAGTATTTTCCTGTAACAGTTCCCAATGTAGGCTTGAGATTTCAGATTCTAGAAAGGCTCGAGGATCAGGCATCTCTGCTCGGTTTAAAGACGTTGTAGATTCAGACTCTATTCGTGCAAGTTCTGGTCCTGTTATTACAGAAGAAATCTTCCCTACTGATGACCCTCCATTTAGAGAAAGGGAAGGTGCGGAAAATGCTGGTTCTGTGTTATCTTGTGATGATGATGATAGAAATTATACACCGAGTACCACACAAATGATCGTAAAATCATGTTCGATGCCAAACTTTGATGCCTCATCACCTGTTTCTGATGGTTGTTCACCCTGTAATGATTTCCTACTGCCATCGAGATCTTCTGAGGATCTCCAACACTTAGTTCCAAGGCATGGAGAGATCTCACTTAAGGAGATGGAAGTGCAGGTAAATGGATCCCAATCAAGAGAAGATATTATGGATGAGACCGAGAaaatttattatgaaaatttttcGGATGATGGAAAAGATTCTTACTGCAATGTAGTGCGGGACTGGAGAACATCAGTTGTAGATGATATAAACCCAAGGGAAACTCTACAAGAAGAATCCATGGTACAACATGTCAATGAATTGCCAAGCAATGATTTCAAGATTAAGCGTATTGAGGAGTGGGTCAGTGATCTTCAACTTTGTCATCCATCTGATGAAACAACTGAAGTATATGAATCTGCTGCTAACGAAGTGAAAAGAGTTTCTGGTATTGAAACTAGTTCCAGTGTTGGACGAATCGATTCCAAAGCAACTGCAGGCATGGAAGCTGCTAAGAGATATATATCTTCAATGAATGCAGCAGCCTC comes from the Benincasa hispida cultivar B227 chromosome 5, ASM972705v1, whole genome shotgun sequence genome and includes:
- the LOC120077552 gene encoding uncharacterized protein LOC120077552 isoform X1; translation: MVIFSCFHAHIHNHKLKKTGQPSTEAMQKSLQDLSPSNVSKDAPQSTTPNQLLIKTGNAKQDTNRADHMASIIENSRMAFETCGLKKSQSLGSMPYGDGSAAADNTTEDGRVFSCNSSQCRLEISDSRKARGSGISARFKDVVDSDSIRASSGPVITEEIFPTDDPPFREREGAENAGSVLSCDDDDRNYTPSTTQMIVKSCSMPNFDASSPVSDGCSPCNDFLLPSRSSEDLQHLVPRHGEISLKEMEVQVNGSQSREDIMDETEKIYYENFSDDGKDSYCNVVRDWRTSVVDDINPRETLQEESMVQHVNELPSNDFKIKRIEEWVSDLQLCHPSDETTEVYESAANEVKRVSGIETSSSVGRIDSKATAGMEAAKRYISSMNAAASTAQLANHGLVVIPFLSAFGSLKVLNLSANSIGKITAGALPRGLHSLNLSKNNIATIEGLRELTRLRVLDLSYNRIVRIGHGLASCSSLKELYLAGNKISEVEGLHRLLKLCILDLRFNKISTTKSLGQLAANYNSLQAISLEGNPAQKNVGDDQLKKQLQGLLPHLVYYNRQPTKGSTLKDGADRSVRLGISGHQLEHGTRPDHKNMRKTAQSHRSQGLDSPRRSKHRYGNVPALPPTGTKINGSNRHHHRFDINNKQFEYKSNSHMRRSRSEGTLADL
- the LOC120077552 gene encoding uncharacterized protein LOC120077552 isoform X2, yielding MQKSLQDLSPSNVSKDAPQSTTPNQLLIKTGNAKQDTNRADHMASIIENSRMAFETCGLKKSQSLGSMPYGDGSAAADNTTEDGRVFSCNSSQCRLEISDSRKARGSGISARFKDVVDSDSIRASSGPVITEEIFPTDDPPFREREGAENAGSVLSCDDDDRNYTPSTTQMIVKSCSMPNFDASSPVSDGCSPCNDFLLPSRSSEDLQHLVPRHGEISLKEMEVQVNGSQSREDIMDETEKIYYENFSDDGKDSYCNVVRDWRTSVVDDINPRETLQEESMVQHVNELPSNDFKIKRIEEWVSDLQLCHPSDETTEVYESAANEVKRVSGIETSSSVGRIDSKATAGMEAAKRYISSMNAAASTAQLANHGLVVIPFLSAFGSLKVLNLSANSIGKITAGALPRGLHSLNLSKNNIATIEGLRELTRLRVLDLSYNRIVRIGHGLASCSSLKELYLAGNKISEVEGLHRLLKLCILDLRFNKISTTKSLGQLAANYNSLQAISLEGNPAQKNVGDDQLKKQLQGLLPHLVYYNRQPTKGSTLKDGADRSVRLGISGHQLEHGTRPDHKNMRKTAQSHRSQGLDSPRRSKHRYGNVPALPPTGTKINGSNRHHHRFDINNKQFEYKSNSHMRRSRSEGTLADL